In Candidatus Poribacteria bacterium, the genomic stretch CGAGCAGAGGTTTCGAGGTCTAAGCCGGACATGCCGAAAGCACCATCGCCCATGAAGTTCAAGCAGAACTTGTCAGGTTTGGCGATCTTTGCCCCGATCATCAACGGTATGCCAAAACCGAGATGGGTGGTTTTGCCCCAACCGATGTAGCTGTGTGGCACGGTTCCGGGGTAGAACGGCATGATTGAATCACGCGGGGCACCGGCATCGTGGGTGACGATGCTATTCTCCAGATCCATTGCCTTGACCATATCACCGATTACGCGGTAGGTGTTAATCGGCTCTTCGTCGGAGTTGAGCAGCGGTGACCATTCATCCATCCACGTTTTCTTGAGTATGGCAATATCTGTGGCGACTTGGGTTTCGCCCTTTCTGCCGCTTTCGCCGAGTTGGGCTTTGGCTTCCTCGATCATCGCCTCTAGCGTCAGCTTGGCATCGCCGGGCAGTCCGATGTCAACGGAGAAGTCTTTGTTGATATCTTCGATGCTTTCGGCGTTATGGATGATGACCTTGCCATCCGGAATCGGTTGACCGTAATGCGTGTGGGTCAGACTTGAACCGATGGCGAGTAGCACATCTGATTCCTGCAACCACGTCCGCGCGGGGAGAGTTGTCGCACCGCTACCGGAGCCAACGGAAAGGGGATGTCGCTCGTCGAAGGAGGATTTGCCCGGCATGGTGCAGTAGACCGGTATCTCGGTCAACTCGGCAAATTCCCGAAGTGCCTCGGTTGCGCCGGAGAGTAGAACACCCATCCCCGACCAGATGACGGGTTTCCTCGCGTTCAGCAGTTCGCTAACGGCGTCTTTGATATCGCTGGGGGAAGGGAGCTGAAGTGCTCGCTTCGGTGACTTGTAGTTGAGAGCACCATCTGGTACGTCCTGCAATCCGACATCGCTCGGTGTCTCGACGATTACGGGACCAGGGCGACCATTCCGGAGATGATGGAACGCGCGGCGCATAACGGTCGCAACTTGATCCGGTTTTGTGATGACCTCGCCGTATTTCGACACTGTTTGGTATGTGCGGACCGGTGAGAAGGAGGGACGAACCGCGTATTCGGCGATTGAGGGACCGCCCGGTAGGTACAGAATCGGCACGTTGTCGGCGAAAGCTTGCGCAATACCGCCCATAGAGTTTTCAGCGCCGGGCCCGCCTTGTGTGATGATGACGCCGAACTTGTTACGGTTGTTGACGCGACTGTACCCGTCGGCTGCCATGACGGCACCACGCTCGTGTCGGAACATGACGGTCCGGATACCCTCTTGGGCAACCGCTTCGATGAGTTGATTGGAGGGGAAGCAGGATATCCATTCAACGCCTTCCATTTTCAATATTCGTGCTACGGCTTGTGTTGTGTCCATCTAATCGGATTCTCCTTTAATTTTGGTTTATTGTTTCATTGATTGATTAAACTAATGAAGGCTATACATTGTTCTTCGTTGTGGCCTAATAGGCATAAGGGTTACGGCATACAGAGGTTACGGCACGCGGAGCGTGCCTACTACTTTGATGCAGCTTGGATTATTATAACGGATTCGCTATACTTTCGCAAGTGTTATGATTTCCACTATGCCTGCTTGACAACCCACGGTAAACTGGATAAAATAGACTTCGTATGCAGTTCTCCGGTTATATGTACAATTTGGTAATAGGTTGCTGTTGACTTCTCTGTGTTCTCCTAAAAAAACAGTGCGTAATACATAATATTAAAAATTTCCCTCTTGCTCATTACGCATCATTCTTCCGTCTGGCTGATAAAATTGAACGACCAACAAGTTCCTAGCGAAACGCGACCCGATGACATCAGTGACCATGAGCTCGTCCGCCGGTGTCAAGACGGTGACAAGCGAGCCATGGAAACCCTTATGCGTCAGTATCAGCAGTGGGTGTATAATATCGCTTACGGGATGCTCGCAAGTCCTGAAGACGCCAGTGATGTGGCGCAGGACGTTTTTCTTTGGCTTTGGGAGAATATTGGGCAGTTTCGATTCAAATCTCAGTTTTCGACGTGGTTATACCGGATTGTTACTAACAGATGCCTCAATTTGAAGGATCAGCGCCAGCGGCGTAAGACCGATCCGATGGAGATTGACGACTCGCAGCCGTGGGTGCCGATTAACACGGCGACTCCGGAAAGCACGGTCTTGCAGGCAGAACAGCGGGAGATTTTGCAGCAGGCGCTCGCTAGCCTCAAAGATGATTACCGAAAGATACTGGTTCTCCGCGAAATGCAAGACCTGTCCTATGAGGAGCTGGCGGAGGTGCTTGGCTGCTCTTTGGGGCGCGTTAGATCGCGGCTGCATGAAGCGCGGCAGGCGTTGCGAAAGGCGATACAGCAGCTTGAGCGGTAATGGGGTGATACGACGTAGATTGCCGTGTATCTGATAATGCTATCATCTATCAAGGATAATACGTAATGCGTAAGAAACAGATTACATGTGAGTATTTTTTATTTAGGACTTACGCAGCGCGTTCATAAGTCCCCCTGATTTTCCAAAGTCCCCCTGACAAGGGGGATTTAGGGGGTTGGGGAATTTAGGGGGTTAAAAATCAAAAATCTACCCCCGTGTGCCAAATTTGCGTTAGTCCTGTTATTGTTAACACCAACCTGAAAGGATATTTGCTATGTCATTTCCACTTGCCTACAGTGCCCTCCGTTGGGAAAACCCCAATTTAGAACAAACACTTGTGCAGCTCCGAGAGGCTGGCTGGGACGGTTGGGAAGCCCGTCAGTCGCTCGATTGGCTCGGTTCGGCGCGTCGCGTTACTCAGATCTGTGACGCTGTCGGTATACAGGTCGCTGCCATTTGTGGTCCCAATGTCACGCTTGACGTAACGCAGCCAACCCATGAGATTAACAAACGGCGGATTGAATTCGCCTCGGACCTTGAGGTTCCTACCTTTATGACCAAGGGGCCAGGACGCCTTGAGGGGGAAACGACAGATCTCGATCTAGATCGCATGGCGGCGGTCTATGAGGATCTCGCTGCTTACGGCGAACCGCTCGGTGTTACTGTCACCTTCCATCCGCATACGGGACATGTGGTGGACAGTGCCGATGAGTGGAAGCGATTCATGACACGCCTCGATCGATGCCGCCTATGCCTAGATATGTCTCATGCTGTCCACTGGGGTTATGATCCCATTCAAGCGGTTTACGATTATCGGGATCGCATCTCCTACGTCCACCTTCATGATCATAAAGATGGGGGTAATGTCGAGTTAGGTGAAGGGCTCATGTGTGACTATCCTGCCTTTCTGAAGGCGTTAGAGGATATTGGCTATAGCGATTGGATAACTGCCTGTCCGGGAGCGACAGAGCGTACCGACGAAGCGAAGATCCGAATCAATCGCGCTTACCTGAAAGACATCGGTTATTGATGTTGGGACACCAGTGCATTGGTACATTAGTTCATTGGCTCACTGAACGGAAAAGGGCTGCACATTGCATTTCGCTGTGCCGTCGTTGGCACAAGGGTTACGGCACACGGAAGCCCGATAAGATTCCCAATAAATCGGGACAGGCGCGATTATAGTGACTCAGAGAAATAAGTGGACATTTACCAATAACTCCAACCTACGCGAAGTTTCCAAAGTCCCCCTGATAAGGGGGATTTAGGGGGTTGGTTCTGGATTGGGAGTGTCTAATTATGGTAGATTTTAGAATTACTTGGGCACTGCAAATCGGCGAGGTTAGCAAACCTCGTCTACCGGGGATGGAAAAATCCGGGCATCACCCCGGTAGGTGCGGTTTTTAACCGCACCGCATCGGCGCAGTTGGAAACAGCGCCTGCCAAACACGGGGAGCGAAAGTGTCTATTTATTTTCAGAATTCACCATAATTCTGAAATCTACTATAAAAGCAATGTGCCCTACTACTTTAACGGCATACGAAGGTTACGGCACACGGCGTTTGCCTACTACTTTATTCTCATGGAGGGACGAAGTTACGTGCCTCGACTGGCTCTTCGCACACTCGTTCCCTATCTACTCGGCGTTCTTATCGCAAGGGTCCTACCTATCCCTCTCTTTTGGATCTGGCTGATTGGGCTGATCTGCCTTATCGGTGGCGTTGGATTCTC encodes the following:
- a CDS encoding sigma-70 family RNA polymerase sigma factor, producing the protein MNDQQVPSETRPDDISDHELVRRCQDGDKRAMETLMRQYQQWVYNIAYGMLASPEDASDVAQDVFLWLWENIGQFRFKSQFSTWLYRIVTNRCLNLKDQRQRRKTDPMEIDDSQPWVPINTATPESTVLQAEQREILQQALASLKDDYRKILVLREMQDLSYEELAEVLGCSLGRVRSRLHEARQALRKAIQQLER
- a CDS encoding sugar phosphate isomerase/epimerase, translated to MSFPLAYSALRWENPNLEQTLVQLREAGWDGWEARQSLDWLGSARRVTQICDAVGIQVAAICGPNVTLDVTQPTHEINKRRIEFASDLEVPTFMTKGPGRLEGETTDLDLDRMAAVYEDLAAYGEPLGVTVTFHPHTGHVVDSADEWKRFMTRLDRCRLCLDMSHAVHWGYDPIQAVYDYRDRISYVHLHDHKDGGNVELGEGLMCDYPAFLKALEDIGYSDWITACPGATERTDEAKIRINRAYLKDIGY
- a CDS encoding thiamine pyrophosphate-requiring protein; this translates as MDTTQAVARILKMEGVEWISCFPSNQLIEAVAQEGIRTVMFRHERGAVMAADGYSRVNNRNKFGVIITQGGPGAENSMGGIAQAFADNVPILYLPGGPSIAEYAVRPSFSPVRTYQTVSKYGEVITKPDQVATVMRRAFHHLRNGRPGPVIVETPSDVGLQDVPDGALNYKSPKRALQLPSPSDIKDAVSELLNARKPVIWSGMGVLLSGATEALREFAELTEIPVYCTMPGKSSFDERHPLSVGSGSGATTLPARTWLQESDVLLAIGSSLTHTHYGQPIPDGKVIIHNAESIEDINKDFSVDIGLPGDAKLTLEAMIEEAKAQLGESGRKGETQVATDIAILKKTWMDEWSPLLNSDEEPINTYRVIGDMVKAMDLENSIVTHDAGAPRDSIMPFYPGTVPHSYIGWGKTTHLGFGIPLMIGAKIAKPDKFCLNFMGDGAFGMSGLDLETSARAGAPITTVVLNNGGMSTYPGGYPTAREQFGTTEMTGDYAKIAEGMGAVGITVVKPSEMVPALEQAQQLNADGRTVLLDVHTNMESRRSRFS